CTTGGCCAGCTCCTTGACCTCCGTGGCCACCACGGCGAAGCCCTTGCCGGCCTCGCCGGCGCGGGCGGCCTCGATCGTGGCGTTGAGGGCCAGCAGGTTGGTCTGCTCGGCGATGTCCTGGATCACGTCCATCACGTTGCCGATCTCGCTGGCGGCCGAGCCGAGCTGGCCGATCTGGGCGTTGCCCCCCTCGACCCGCTCGGTCGCCGACCGCGCGACGTCGGCCGACTGGGAAGACCGCTCGGCGATCTGCTCGATCGACTTGCGGATGGCGTCGATGCTCTCGGTCACGTTCGCGATGCCGACCGACATCTCCTCGGTGGCCGACGCGGTCTGGTTCATCGTGAGCGACATCTCCTCGGCGGCCGCCGAGATCGACGTCGACTGGTGCTTCGACTCGCCGGCGCCCTCCATCAGCCCGTTGGCGGTCGAGAGCAGCTGCTCCGAGGCCGCCGCCAGCTGGTGCGACGTGCCCGCCATGCTGACGATCACCGACTCGATCTTCTCGATCAGGGCGTTGAACCAGCCGGACAGGCGGCCCAGCTCGTCGTTGTTGACTTCCAGCCGCTGGGTGAGGTCGCCCTCGCCCTCGGCGATGTCCTTAACGCGTTCGGTCAGGCCGGCGATCCGACGCAGCACCGACCGCACCGACAGCGTCCCCGCCACGGCGACCGCCGCCGCGACCAGCAGCGAAGCGGTGAGCACGGTGACCAGCCGCGTCGACGCGGCCCGGGCCTTGGCGCCGGCCTCGCTCAGCAGCTCGGCGGCCAGGTAGTCGTCAACCTCCTTCAGCAGGTTGATCTTGGCGGTGATGGTGTCGAACCACTCGCCGGCGTCGCGGCCGAAGCCGCCGGTCTGGGCGTGCTCGGCGGCGCTGCGGCGGAAGTCCTCCACCTGCGCGACTGCCGGCGCCGACAGCTTGTCCTCGTAGAACGCGCGGTCCTGGGCAGGCGCCAGGTTCAGGAACTCGTTCAGCAGCACGTTCTGCAGCGCCACCAGGTCGGTGAACTTCTCGTACATGCCGGGGCCGAACTGGTCCTTGGCGAAGGTGTTGGCGAGCACCGCCCGCTCGATCCCCGCCCGCTCCTTCGACTTCAGGAACGACGCGTACGCGCCGGTGCGGACCGCGATGGCGCCGTCGGTCGTGGCGAGCGCGGTCTTGCCGACCGCGTTGAGCAGACGGCCGTTCATCTGGGTGTAGTAGCCGATCGCCTCGTCGGTCGGCAGCCCGAGCGCCGAGATGGCCCGCCGCTTGGCGTCCAGCTGCGAGAGCATCGTTAGGCCGGCCTCGACCTCCTGCGAGAAGTCCTCGCCGTGCCGGCTGGGCGAGAAGCCGGTGAGGTAGTCGTTCAGCTCCTCGACGCGGGCGTCGGTCAGCTTGCGCTGCTCGTCAAGCCGGTGGGCGAACTCGTCGCTCTGGTTGCCGAGGAAGCCCGCGGTGGCGCCCCGCTCCTTCTGGGTCTCGTGCACCAGCGCGCTGATGCGCGTGGCGAAGCCGGCGAGATCCTGGATGGTGTTCATCTCGCTCGACTCGCCCCACGAGCCCCACACGATGCTGGCCGAGGCGATCAGCAAAGCCAGTAACGGGCAGGCAATAGCGGTCAGGAGTTTGGTGCGGATTGACATGGGCGGTCTCCAGGCAAAGCGGTAGTTGAGTAGTCCAGCAGGTGGGTGCGAAACCGTAGGCCCGTTGCACGAGCCGAAGGTGGTTTCCACGCTGCACAACTCCGCAGAGCGACTTGCCGCAAGCTAGATCGCGGGGATTTGACGGTTGTTCACCACGCGTGGGGGGCGTGGATGCGGGATTACCCGCGGCTGCATGCGCCGTCGTCGCAGCGGCCGGTCAGCCACAGCCGCCGGCGGGCGAAGAACCGGTAGGCCATATCCAGCAGGCCCCGCACAACCGGCAGGCGGGTGGGCGCCACCAGCAGCCCCCAGCCGGTCGCCGAGTAGAGCCGCCGGAAGACCTCCACCCCCCGGA
This portion of the Posidoniimonas corsicana genome encodes:
- a CDS encoding methyl-accepting chemotaxis protein yields the protein MSIRTKLLTAIACPLLALLIASASIVWGSWGESSEMNTIQDLAGFATRISALVHETQKERGATAGFLGNQSDEFAHRLDEQRKLTDARVEELNDYLTGFSPSRHGEDFSQEVEAGLTMLSQLDAKRRAISALGLPTDEAIGYYTQMNGRLLNAVGKTALATTDGAIAVRTGAYASFLKSKERAGIERAVLANTFAKDQFGPGMYEKFTDLVALQNVLLNEFLNLAPAQDRAFYEDKLSAPAVAQVEDFRRSAAEHAQTGGFGRDAGEWFDTITAKINLLKEVDDYLAAELLSEAGAKARAASTRLVTVLTASLLVAAAVAVAGTLSVRSVLRRIAGLTERVKDIAEGEGDLTQRLEVNNDELGRLSGWFNALIEKIESVIVSMAGTSHQLAAASEQLLSTANGLMEGAGESKHQSTSISAAAEEMSLTMNQTASATEEMSVGIANVTESIDAIRKSIEQIAERSSQSADVARSATERVEGGNAQIGQLGSAASEIGNVMDVIQDIAEQTNLLALNATIEAARAGEAGKGFAVVATEVKELAKQTAEATDGIRARVLSMQQSTQETVTTMADIDQVIRQINEVSEAIAKEVGQQSESVATIAANMQQSSAASQTIATGVSESAVASKEITRSVSAVDNQLSSTLDGAQCTQSAGASVAELAADLQKQVSQFKTR